CGTTCAAGAATAAGCAACTTTTGGATTTCATTTGTATTTTTTATTACAGATGGCTAAGACTTTCACAGATGCAACTGCATTTACTATTGTAGTATCTAAAAAATGCCTGTATAGACCTATGAAATTCTGTTTTTTTACGCATAAATATTCTACAAAGTAAAAAACACTCCTACAAGGCGTTTATGTGACAAATTCAAAATATACTAGAGCTCAAGGTCTTACAAAACAACACACAAACACTATCAACTGAAAATCAATTCATTATATTTAACATTTTTTAAGAAAAGTTTTACATTTTTGCTTATCTTTGCTGTTCGTCAAAAAGCTAAGGATGTCTTTATACCAAAAAATTGCAGAAAAACTACAATATATAAGTCCGGATTTTTATAAGAAAAGATATTTTAAGACCTTAAACAATCTTAATAAAGATAATTTTTCGGAACGCAATGTAGAACCGGAACTGGTATGGATCAAAGAATACCTTCCAAAAAATGCTGTAATACTGGACATTGGCGCCAATGTAGGAACTTTCCTATATCAACTGGAAAATAAATTAGACCACGAGCATATTTATGCTTTTGAGCCTAATAAAAAGCTTTACACCAGACTGAAAAGATTATTCCCCACGATGAGGGTACTTCCTTTGGCACTTTCTGACGAAAATACAATTGCGGAATTCAAAGTTCCCATTATCAACGGAAAAACCATCGCTTCCCGTGGAACCTTAAATACGGACTACAAAGAAAAAGGCGAAGAGAAAAGCTATACTGAGAAAGTAAAGGTTATCAAACTGGACGAATGGGCTGCTCTGGAACACTTCAACCGACTGGATTTTATCAAGATTGATGTTGAAGGCAATGAAATAAAGACTCTTTCGGGAGCTAAAGAAACCATCAGACAGTTTATGCCTACTTTAATGGTTGAGATGGAACAAAGGCATCACCAAACACCTATATGGAATGAAATCTCTGAAGTGGAACGCTGGGGATATGAAGTAAAGTACCTGAACAGGAACACCTTTACCCTTGAAACCCTTACAGAGAATATTCTGCTACAAAATACAAACGACGAAAAAAATAAAACTCAGTACATCAACAATATTATTTTTATACCTAAAAACCCTTAAAACAACTTTATGAGCGTAGTAGCGAGACAAGGCTTCAAATATTCCATTATCGGTTATATTGGTTTTTTGCTGGGTACAGTTTCTGCAATATTCATCTTTCCCAATGACTTCGAATTTTATGGAAAACTCCGCTACAGTATGCAAACTGCAGAAATGCTTGTTCCTTTCGTTGTTTTTGGAATTTCTTATGCGAATGTAAAATTTTTTCATTCTTTACAGAAAGATGGTAAAAATCAGAATATGCTTTCCTTATCGCTTGTTACTGTTTTAATTAACTTCATTATATTTTCCATTATATTTTTTGTTCTTCCTTACTTTTATCCCAAGTTCATTCATTCGGAAGCCTGGAAAATTAAAAAAATTATCTTACCTCTTATTTTAGTTTTATCTATCTGTGCTATTTTCAATAAATACACTTCTAATTATAAAAGGATTGTTGTTTCTAATATCTTTGACAATCTATTCCCTAAAATAGCCAATTTGGGAGCATTCTGTCTGTTCTTTTATTTTTCTCTGTCTCAGAATATAGCATTGGCTTTCTTCTTTGGAATGTTTACCTTAATGCTTTTCGGATATATTTATTATACCAATAAACTTGAGAAAATCCATTTTGACATCAGTACAGATTATTTTAAGAAAGACAATTTCTGGAAAGAATTTCTAAACTACAGTTTCTTTGGCTTTCTGGGAACATTTGGAAATTACCTGGCGATTAATAGCTTTATGATCGGAGAGTTTATGGGTATGGAAGAAAATGGTATTTATTCTGTATTATATGCTCTTATTTCATTGATCTCTATTCCACAGCTGGGTTTATTTAATATTTCAGCACCCATTATCAGTAAACATCTTGCTGATGGTGACATGGAAGGCCTGGATAAGTTCCATAAGAAGACTTCATTAACGTTATATTTTCTGGGAGCGGTATTATTTTCCTGCATTATGGTCGGGTTTCCTTACCTGACTCAGTTTATGCCAAAAAATGGGGTAATGCTCAGAGAATATGAACCGGTTGTATGGATCTGGGGATCTGCAGTTTTAATTGACTTAGCCACAGGATTCAACGGAAATATCATCTCTCTTTCAAAGTATTACAGATTCAACATTCTGGTGATGCTTTTATTAGCCGGATTAACGATTGGGCTGAACTATTATTTCATCAAAAATACAGACTTGAAACTTATCGGAATTGCTTTATCCACAGCCATTTCCCTTACGATTTATAATGTTGTTAAAATCTTATTCAACTATATTCTTTTCAAAGTTTCACCATTGAGTATCGAAATGATCTTCATT
This Chryseobacterium sp. G0162 DNA region includes the following protein-coding sequences:
- a CDS encoding lipopolysaccharide biosynthesis protein; the encoded protein is MSVVARQGFKYSIIGYIGFLLGTVSAIFIFPNDFEFYGKLRYSMQTAEMLVPFVVFGISYANVKFFHSLQKDGKNQNMLSLSLVTVLINFIIFSIIFFVLPYFYPKFIHSEAWKIKKIILPLILVLSICAIFNKYTSNYKRIVVSNIFDNLFPKIANLGAFCLFFYFSLSQNIALAFFFGMFTLMLFGYIYYTNKLEKIHFDISTDYFKKDNFWKEFLNYSFFGFLGTFGNYLAINSFMIGEFMGMEENGIYSVLYALISLISIPQLGLFNISAPIISKHLADGDMEGLDKFHKKTSLTLYFLGAVLFSCIMVGFPYLTQFMPKNGVMLREYEPVVWIWGSAVLIDLATGFNGNIISLSKYYRFNILVMLLLAGLTIGLNYYFIKNTDLKLIGIALSTAISLTIYNVVKILFNYILFKVSPLSIEMIFISIICTLAITVAIVLPNFNSNFINLIYKPAVVLLLIYIGNYFTKIFPIEDYLNMRFIKSIFKFK
- a CDS encoding FkbM family methyltransferase, with product MSLYQKIAEKLQYISPDFYKKRYFKTLNNLNKDNFSERNVEPELVWIKEYLPKNAVILDIGANVGTFLYQLENKLDHEHIYAFEPNKKLYTRLKRLFPTMRVLPLALSDENTIAEFKVPIINGKTIASRGTLNTDYKEKGEEKSYTEKVKVIKLDEWAALEHFNRLDFIKIDVEGNEIKTLSGAKETIRQFMPTLMVEMEQRHHQTPIWNEISEVERWGYEVKYLNRNTFTLETLTENILLQNTNDEKNKTQYINNIIFIPKNP